The Agrococcus carbonis sequence ATCGCGACGGCGCGGGCGTGCTCGATGTGGTCGCGCATGACCCGCTCGGCGAGGTCGGCGTCGCCCGAGAGCACGGCCTCGCACACCGCGCGGTGCTCGTCGGCGGCGTGGCCGCTGCGGCCCGGCTGCTCGGTCGTCAGCTCGCGGTAGCGGTCGACGTGCGCGCGCACGATGTGCAGCAGGCTCGCGGCGAGCTCGTTGCCGCTCATCTCGCGCAGGTGGTCGTGGAACGCTGCCCCGATCCGCACGACCTCGAGGTAGTCGTCGCGCAGCCGATCCATGAGCGACACCTGCCGCAGCAGGATCTGCTCGTCGGCGGGGGTGACGCGCTTCGCGGCGTCGGCGGCGATGAGCCCCTCGAGGCGGGCGCGCACGTCGTAGACGTGCTCGAGCTCCTCGAGCGAGACGGGCGCCACGATCGTGCGGTTCGACGGCAGCTTCACCGCGAGCCCCTCGGCCGTGAGCGTCGCGAGCGCCTCGCGCACCGGGGTGCGGGACATGCCGAGCTGATCGGCGAGCTCGGGGGCGGAGAGCACCGAGCCGGGCGCGAGCGAGCGGTCGACGATGCCGGCCCGGATCCGGTCGTACGCGACGGATCGGCCCTCCCGTCGTCCTCGACCAGCGGCGTCCACGAGGTCATCATGGCACAGGGTTCGCCAAAGTGGATATCTGTATGCAAGTATCCCTCCAGCGGCGCATCGAGGCGCCGCACACAGCGAGTCACGAGGGAGTGAACGTGAAGCAGCACGTCAAGATCGCCGCGGTCGTCGCGGCAGTCGGCATGGCGCTGGTGGGCTGCACCACCGCCAACCAGGCGCCCAGCACCGGCAGCGAGGCGCCCGGCGACGGCACGGCCGAGGTGCAGAGCCTCGGGCGCGTCGAGATCATCGCCCCCGCGAACCCCGGCTCGGGCTGGGACCAGACCGCTCGTGCGCTCAGCGGCACGCTCGAGTCGACCGAGCTCGCGAGCGCGGTCACCGTCACCAACGTGCCCGGCGCATCCGGCACCGTCGCGCTCGCGCAGATGGCGGGCAACCCCGGCCGCGACGGCGTGCTCATGGCCTCGGGCCTCGCGATGATGAGCGGCGTGCTCACCAACGACACCGGCGTGAGCCTCGACGACATCACCCCCATCGCGCGCCTCATCGGCGAGGCCGAGGTCATCGTCGTGCCGGCCGAGTCCGAGTTCGAGACCATCGACGACCTGCTCGCCGCGATCGCCGAGGACCCCGCGGGCGTGCCGATCGCCGGCGGCTCGGCGGGCAGCGCCGACCACGTCTTCCTCGGCCTCCTCGCCGAGGCGTACGACATCGACCCGAGCGCGCTCAACTACGTGCCCTACTCGGGCGGCGGCGAGGCGACGACCGCGCTGCTCGGCAACCAGGTGAGCGCCGGCATCTCGGGCATCGGCGAGTTCCGCCAGCAGATCGAGACCGGCGAGCTGCGCGGCCTGCTGCTCTCGACCGCCGAGCCGATCGAGGGCCTCGACATCCCGACGGTCACCGACATCGACCAGCCCGACCTCGAGTTCGCCAACTGGCGCTCGATCATGGCGCCCGGCGGCATCGACGACAGCCTGCGCCAGCAGTACGTCGACGTCATCACCGAGGCAGCCGCATCCGACGCGTGGGCCGAGCAGCTCGAGACCAACGACTGGGACGACCTGTTCCTCGCGGGCGACGAGTTCGGCGACTGGCTCACGAGCGAGAACGAGCGCGTCGAGGGCGTGCTCTCGCAGCTGGGCCTCGTCGTCCAGTGACGACCCACGACCCCCTCGCCCCGGAGTCGGCCGCACCCGCGGCCGGCCCCGGGGCGGGCCCGTCCGCCGGCACCCGCCGCTGGCCAGAGCTGCTGCTCGCGGTCGCCGTCCTCGCCACCGGAGCGGTCACCATCATCGATGGGATGGGTCAGCCCGCGTCGCGCTCGGCCTCGGGCCTCGGCGCGGGCCAGTTCCCGATCATCGTGGGCACCCTCACGGCCGTGCTCGGCGCGATCCTGCTCGTGCAGGTGCTGCGCGGGCGCCTCGGGCACCCCGACGCCGCCGAGGGCGACGTCGACGTCACGCGCGTGCGCTGGTGGCAGCTCGCGCTCGCCGCCGCCGCGATGGTCGGCTTCGCGCTCACCGTCGACGTGCTCGGCTACCCGATCGCCGCCGCCGCGACGTTCGTCGCCGTCGCCGCCGCGACGGGCGCCCGCCGCTGGCTCGTCATGACCGCCACGGCGATCGTGCTCTCGCTCGGCATCTTCTACCTCTTCACGCTCGCGCTGCGCATCCAGCTGCCCGCGGGCCTCCTGGCCGGGATCCTCTGATGATCCCCGACCCCCAGACTGCGGGAGTGCTCTGATGGAAGGCCTCGAAGGACTCCTCCACGGGTTCACGGTCGCGTTCACGCTCCAGAACCTGCTCTTCGCGCTGCTCGGCGCCTTCGTCGGCACGATGATCGGCGTGCTGCCCGGCATCGGGCCCGCGCTCACGATCGCGCTGCTGCTGCCGATGACCTACGGCATGCCCGTCGCGAGCGCGTTCATCCTCTTCGCCGGCATCTACTACGGCGCGATGTACGGCGGATCGACCACGTCGATCCTGCTGAAGACCCCCGGTGAGTCGGGCTCGATCGTCGCCGCGATCGACGGCAACATGATGGCCCGCGCCGGCCGCGGCGCCGCGGCGCTCGCGACCGCGGCGATCGGCTCGTTCATCGCCGGCACGATCGCGACCGTGCTCGTGGCGATGTTCGCTCCGGCGATCGTCGACGTCGCGGTGATGCTCGGCGCCCGCGACTACTTCGCGCTCATGGTCGTCGCCTTCCTCACGGTCGGCGCGCTCGTGGGCGGATCGCCCCTGCGCGGCCTCATCTCGCTCGCGCTCGGCCTCACGATCGGCCTGGTCGGCATCGACTTCCAGTCGGGGCAGGATCGCCTGACCTTCGGGATGCCGCGCCTGCTCGACGGCATCGACACCGTCGTGCTCATCGTGGCGCTCTTCGCGATCGGCGAGGTGCTCTACGTCGTCGCGCACCAGACCTCGTCGAAGTACGCCGTCGCATCCATCAAGGGCCAGGCGTGGATGACGCGCACCGACTTCCGGCGCTCGTGGAAGCCGTGGCTGCGCGGCACCGCGATCGGCTTCCCGCTCGGCGTCATCCCCGCCGGCGGCAGCGAGATCCCGACGTTCCTCTCCTACTCGCTCGAGAAGAAGCTCGCCAAGGGCTCGCGGAAGCGCGAGTTCGGCAGGGGAGCGATCGAGGGCGTCGCCGGACCCGAGGCCGCCAACAACGCGAACGCCGCCGGCACGATGGTGCCGCTGCTGACGCTCGGCATCCCGACGTCGGCGACCGCGGCGATCATCCTCGTCGCGTTCCAGCAGTACGGACTGCAGCCGGGGCCGGCGCTGCTCACGAACGAGGCCGACCTCGTGTGGGGCCTCATCGCGAGCCTGCTCATCGGCAACCTCATGCTGCTCATCCTCAACCTGCCGTTCGTGGGGCTGTGGGTGAAGCTGCTGAAGATCCCGAAGCCCTACCTGTTCGCGGGCATCGCGACCTTCGCCCTGCTGGGGGCGTACGCCGTCAACGGCGCATCGTTCGACGTGCTGCTGCTCATCGTCTTCGGCGTGGTCGGCTACGTGCTGCGCCGCTTCGGCTTCCCGATCGCGCCCGTCATCGTCGGCGCGATCCTCGGCCCGCTCGCCGAGCTGCAGCTGCGCCGCGCGCTCGACATCTCGGCCGGCGACCCGATGACGCTCGTGAGCTCGCCCTTCGCGGTGATCGTCTACGTCACGCTCGCGCTCGTGCTCCTGCTGCCGAGCCTCATCCGCGCGCTCGCCAAGCGCCGCCTCACGAGAACCACCATGCTGGAGACCGTGCCGACCGACGAGCCGGCCGATCACGAGTCGCCCGAGCCCGCACACACCCGAACGAAGGAGACGCCATGATCCAGCACGAGGTCCGTGCCAGGAAGTCCGCCGAGAACCTGCCCCGCGAGGAGCAGCTCGCCTGGAAGATCGCCCAGGTCGCGGTCGACCCCGTCGAGGTGGAGGCCGAGGTCATCGAGATGATCGGCAACCGCATCATCGACAACGCGGCCGTGGCGATCGCGAGCCTCAACCGCGAGCCCGTCGTCTCGGCGCGCGAGCAGGCGCAGCGGCACCCGTACGAGCCCGGCGCAGCCGTCTTCGGCATCGACGACCGCGTGAGCCCCGAGTGGGCGGCGTGGGCCAACGGCGTCGCCGTGCGCGAGCTCGACTTCCACGACACGTTCCTCGCCGCCGACTACTCGCACCCCGGCGACAACATCCCGCCGATCCTCGCCGTCGCCCAGCACGT is a genomic window containing:
- a CDS encoding GntR family transcriptional regulator, producing the protein MDAAGRGRREGRSVAYDRIRAGIVDRSLAPGSVLSAPELADQLGMSRTPVREALATLTAEGLAVKLPSNRTIVAPVSLEELEHVYDVRARLEGLIAADAAKRVTPADEQILLRQVSLMDRLRDDYLEVVRIGAAFHDHLREMSGNELAASLLHIVRAHVDRYRELTTEQPGRSGHAADEHRAVCEAVLSGDADLAERVMRDHIEHARAVAISLARPVVEG
- a CDS encoding Bug family tripartite tricarboxylate transporter substrate binding protein yields the protein MKQHVKIAAVVAAVGMALVGCTTANQAPSTGSEAPGDGTAEVQSLGRVEIIAPANPGSGWDQTARALSGTLESTELASAVTVTNVPGASGTVALAQMAGNPGRDGVLMASGLAMMSGVLTNDTGVSLDDITPIARLIGEAEVIVVPAESEFETIDDLLAAIAEDPAGVPIAGGSAGSADHVFLGLLAEAYDIDPSALNYVPYSGGGEATTALLGNQVSAGISGIGEFRQQIETGELRGLLLSTAEPIEGLDIPTVTDIDQPDLEFANWRSIMAPGGIDDSLRQQYVDVITEAAASDAWAEQLETNDWDDLFLAGDEFGDWLTSENERVEGVLSQLGLVVQ
- a CDS encoding tripartite tricarboxylate transporter TctB family protein yields the protein MTTHDPLAPESAAPAAGPGAGPSAGTRRWPELLLAVAVLATGAVTIIDGMGQPASRSASGLGAGQFPIIVGTLTAVLGAILLVQVLRGRLGHPDAAEGDVDVTRVRWWQLALAAAAMVGFALTVDVLGYPIAAAATFVAVAAATGARRWLVMTATAIVLSLGIFYLFTLALRIQLPAGLLAGIL
- a CDS encoding tripartite tricarboxylate transporter permease; protein product: MEGLEGLLHGFTVAFTLQNLLFALLGAFVGTMIGVLPGIGPALTIALLLPMTYGMPVASAFILFAGIYYGAMYGGSTTSILLKTPGESGSIVAAIDGNMMARAGRGAAALATAAIGSFIAGTIATVLVAMFAPAIVDVAVMLGARDYFALMVVAFLTVGALVGGSPLRGLISLALGLTIGLVGIDFQSGQDRLTFGMPRLLDGIDTVVLIVALFAIGEVLYVVAHQTSSKYAVASIKGQAWMTRTDFRRSWKPWLRGTAIGFPLGVIPAGGSEIPTFLSYSLEKKLAKGSRKREFGRGAIEGVAGPEAANNANAAGTMVPLLTLGIPTSATAAIILVAFQQYGLQPGPALLTNEADLVWGLIASLLIGNLMLLILNLPFVGLWVKLLKIPKPYLFAGIATFALLGAYAVNGASFDVLLLIVFGVVGYVLRRFGFPIAPVIVGAILGPLAELQLRRALDISAGDPMTLVSSPFAVIVYVTLALVLLLPSLIRALAKRRLTRTTMLETVPTDEPADHESPEPAHTRTKETP